The following proteins are co-located in the Ananas comosus cultivar F153 unplaced genomic scaffold, ASM154086v1, whole genome shotgun sequence genome:
- the LOC109705511 gene encoding uncharacterized protein LOC109705511 produces the protein METLFEDVYTLEKDKVHLAAHCFDGLARLWWTQAKKNHSLNSAFVTWEAFREILLMEYFPESDKRTIKKDFRKLRQGSRTVREYEREFTHLVNCVSSLVHSDRDRAEAFERGLRPEIFKVIHAFRLKTYEKVLDRAFWVERGNAIA, from the coding sequence ATGGAGACGTTGTTCGAGGATGTCTACACCCttgagaaggataaagttcacctTGCGGCTCACTGTTTTGATGGGTTGGCTCGATTGTGGTGGACTCAGGCGAAAAAGAATCACTCGTTGAATTCCGCTTTCGttacttgggaggcgtttcgggagataCTACTCATGGAGTATTTTCCCGAGAGTGATAAGCGAACAATCAAGAAGGATTTTCGAAAGTTAAGGCAAGGTAGCCGGACAGTGCGGGAGTATGAAAGGGAGTTCACGCACTTAGTCAACTGCGTGTCGAGCTTGGTTCACAGCGATAGGGACAGGGCAGAGGCttttgagcgcgggttgcgacccgaaaTATTCAAGGTTATTCATGCGTTCCGGTTGAAGACCTATGAGAAGGTTCTTGACCGCGCATTCTGGGTAGAGCGCGGCAATGCTATTGCGTGA